From the genome of Pseudarthrobacter sp. NIBRBAC000502772:
CGCGCGCCTCCGCTTCCGGGGACTCGACGCTGAGGCGAGGTACCAAGTGGCACCAGTCTTTATCGGACCAACACCATCCGGACTTGTGCCGCCGGAATGGTGGGGCCAGCCGACGTCAGCCGGAGTGCACATTGAACGGACGTCGCTGCGGGCAACCGTCCAGGACGACGTGAGTTTCCCGGGCGCTGTGTTCGCAGGCAGTTCGCTGGAAAAGGTTGGTGTCGCGTCTCCCAGAATTCACCCCGACCAGGTGGTCGTGTATCGGCTGACCAAAGTCGCCTAAGCCAGCCACTCACGAAAGTGCTACGGCGGCACCCACCTCAGTGCCGCCGTCGGGAGTTGTAGCCATCTCCCAGGCCATCTCGGGGAACCAGTTCATCGTGCGGGGCTGGCGCCTGCCGTTCCTGGTGAGTGTGCTGCTGGCCGCTGCGGCCTTCATATGCTCCGAGGAGCCGCAGCCAGACGGGGGTGAACAGGCTCGCGTAGGGCACCAATGCCGCCGGCATGAATGGAATCCAATCCGTCAAGAACAACGCCAACAGCGCCACCACGGTGGAATTGGCCAGGGCCCAAGCCGGAGATGTCAGGCAGGCCTGTCCGGGCGAAAATGACCTGCCTGGCACGCCTATTGTCCTGTTAGACTGCGGGCGACACTTCGCGGCGCCATAGGGAGGCCCGGATGGTGGAGGAAGGGCAACCGTGGACCCCCGAGGACCCGTGGTGGGTCAGGGATAATCTTCGCCACGCCATCGACCGCCTCGTCGAGCTGGGATACACAGTCCGCGGCGGGCAAGGCGAGGACCCGGAGCTCATCGACCCCGGCGGCTCGGCTGTTGAGACGTGGCGGGAGGACTACCCCTACGACGAGCGGATGACCCGCGAGGCCTACGAGGCGGAGAAATACCTCCTGCAGATCGAACTCCTCAAATTCCAGTACTGGGGCCAGGACCGCGGTCTCAAGAATGTGATCGTTTTCGAGGGCCGCGACGCGGCGGGCAAAGGAGGGACAATCAAGCGCTTCACCGAGCACCTCGATCCCCGCTCCGCCCGGACCGTCGCGCTGGGCAAACCGTCGGACCGTGAACAGGGCCAGTGGTACTTCCAGCGATACATCCAGCACCTGCCCACGGCAGGTGAAATCGTGATGTTCGATCGCTCCTGGTACAACCGTGCGAACGTCGAACGCGTCATGGGATTCTGCACCGACGCGGAATACCAGGCCTTCATGACGCAGGCGCCCGTCTTCGAGGAAATGCTCGTCAACTCCGGGATCCACCTGAATAAGTTTTGGTTTTCCGTGACCCGCCACGAGCAGCGCACCCGCTTCGCCATCCGCCAGATCGACCCCGTCCGGCGCTGGAAACTCTCGCCCGTGGACCTTGCCTCCCTGGACCGGTGGGAGGCCTACACCGAGGCCAAAGAGCAAACCTTTCTCCGCACCGACACAGATCACGCACCCTGGATCACCATCAAATCCAACGACAAGAAGCGCGGACGTATCAACGCCATGCGCTACTTCCTAAATCAGTTCGACTACGACGGCAAGAACACCGCAGTTGTCCACGACCCCGACCCGCTGATCGTGCGCCGAGGCCGGATAGCCGTCGGCGACTGAACTTCCGCCTTGGAATCCATTCGTTCGGGCCAGCTAGCAGGCGCATCCCAAAGTGCGCTGACCCATCTGCACGATATCTCGATCCACTCGGCCGGTGCACGAGGTGTGGCCTTGGCGGGTCGCTTTTGAGGGGCAGGCACCAATTTCGCCAATCACTCGGCCCGTTTTTCCAAGCGGGCCGCGGTATCGTGTGTCGCTCGGCTGTTCGGAATGGCCGAACGTCGAAGTTGTGGGCGAGCGCACGCGTACAGCCGGGCGATCAAGGCTGGGCTACGCGCAAGTAGGGCGCCGATTGCTGCACGGTGAATGCCATCAG
Proteins encoded in this window:
- the ppk2 gene encoding polyphosphate kinase 2 gives rise to the protein MVEEGQPWTPEDPWWVRDNLRHAIDRLVELGYTVRGGQGEDPELIDPGGSAVETWREDYPYDERMTREAYEAEKYLLQIELLKFQYWGQDRGLKNVIVFEGRDAAGKGGTIKRFTEHLDPRSARTVALGKPSDREQGQWYFQRYIQHLPTAGEIVMFDRSWYNRANVERVMGFCTDAEYQAFMTQAPVFEEMLVNSGIHLNKFWFSVTRHEQRTRFAIRQIDPVRRWKLSPVDLASLDRWEAYTEAKEQTFLRTDTDHAPWITIKSNDKKRGRINAMRYFLNQFDYDGKNTAVVHDPDPLIVRRGRIAVGD